One Loxodonta africana isolate mLoxAfr1 chromosome 8, mLoxAfr1.hap2, whole genome shotgun sequence DNA window includes the following coding sequences:
- the LOC100668695 gene encoding olfactory receptor 9A4-like: MGNHSSATEFCLLGFHGSQKLHHILFTIFFFFYSVTVMGNLVIIMIVCVDKHLHSPMYFFLIHLSVLETLTTTIVVPVMLWGLLQPGIQTISLAACVAQLFLYLAVGTTEFALLGAMAVDRYVAVCNPLRYNIIMNSRTCTWVVSACWVFGFLSEIWPVYTTFQFTFCKSNVLDHFFCDRGQLLKLSCDDTVFTEFIFFLMAIFIIVGSLIPTIVSYTYIISTILKIPSASGWRKAFSTCASHFTFVVIGYGTCFFLYMKPKQTQAAEYSKIVSLLISVVTPFLNPFIFTLRNDKVKEALGNEVKRCCQLLKDLLFSESVSGGTVLIMDYSKSSVPSPPSLSSLQNPPQVYKSHSGLGSRHSR; the protein is encoded by the coding sequence ATGGGGAATCATTCCAGTGCCACAGAATTCTGCCTTCTAGGTTTTCATGGATCCCAAAAATTACACCATATCCTCTTtactatatttttcttcttctactCAGTGACAGTAATGGGAAACTTGGTCATCATCATGATTGTCTGTGTTGATAAGCATCTGCATTcccctatgtatttcttcctcatCCACCTCTCTGTCCTGGAGACCCTAACCACAACCATTGTTGTTCCCGTGATGCTCTGGGGGCTGCTGCAACCTGGGATCCAGACAATATCACTGGCTGCCTGTGTTGCTCAGCTCTTCTTGTACCTCGCTGTGGGGACTACAGAGTTTGCATTACTGGGAGCAATGGCTGTGGACCGTTACGTGGCTGTCTGTAACCCTTTGAGGTACAACATCATCATGAACAGCCGCACCTGCACCTGGGTAGTGAGCGCATGCTGGGTGTTTGGGTTCCTTTCTGAAATCTGGCCAGTCTACACCACGTTTCAGTTTACCTTCTGCAAATCCAATGTGTTAGACCATTTTTTCTGTGACAGAGGACAATTGCTCAAACTATCCTGTGATGACACTGTGTTCACAGAGTTCATCTTCTTCTTAATGGCtattttcattattgttggtTCTTTGATCCCTACAATTGTCTCCTATACCTACATCATCTCCACCATCCTCAAGATCCCCTCAGCTTCTGGCTGGAggaaagccttctccacctgcgCCTCCCACTTCACCTTTGTCGTCATTGGCTACGGCACCTGCTTCTTCCTCTACATGAAACCCAAGCAAACTCAGGCAGCCGAGTACAGTAAGATCGTTTCCCTGCTGATCTCTGTAGTGACCCCTTTCCTGAACCCTTTCATCTTCACCCTCCGGAATGACAAAGTCAAGGAGGCCCTTGGCAATGAGGTGAAACGCTGCTGTCAACTCCTCAAAGACTTGCTCTTTTCTGAGTCAGTTTCAGGTGGAACAGTCCTCATTATGGATTATTCTAAGTCCTCAGTCCCCTCCCCCCCATCATTATCATCACTGCAGAACCCACCTCAGGTGTACAAATCCCATTCAGGTCTTGGAAGTAGACACAGTAGGTAA